A single window of Rubripirellula lacrimiformis DNA harbors:
- a CDS encoding patatin-like phospholipase family protein — protein MSLVLGSGGARGLAHIGVIHWLEEHGYQIRSISGCSMGALVGGVHAAGKLDEYEQWARAITRLDIVTLLDVAWSRTGLVRGDRIINALAELVGDQQIEDLPVPFTAVAADVKRQREVWIQSGPLFDAIRASISLPILFTPFRRHGVDLIDGGVLNPMPIAPTFRDHTDMTIAVDAGGSVDDPIDPKTQLPLEKTAPSLIRDRLQGFISQMKESLGSSGEQEWAAFDVVNDAFDAMQSTIARLKIAASPPDKVIVIPKNRCKMLEFHRADELIDFGYQQAARTLA, from the coding sequence GTGTCACTGGTTTTGGGCAGTGGCGGTGCCCGCGGGCTTGCACATATCGGAGTGATTCACTGGCTAGAGGAACACGGATACCAGATTCGTTCCATCTCGGGATGTTCGATGGGGGCTTTGGTCGGTGGTGTGCATGCCGCCGGAAAGTTGGACGAATACGAACAGTGGGCACGGGCCATCACCCGTCTGGACATCGTCACTTTATTGGATGTGGCGTGGAGCAGAACGGGGTTGGTTCGCGGAGACCGCATCATCAACGCTTTGGCCGAACTGGTGGGTGACCAACAGATCGAGGACTTGCCGGTGCCGTTCACTGCGGTGGCTGCCGACGTGAAACGACAGCGAGAAGTTTGGATTCAATCAGGTCCTCTATTCGACGCCATCCGCGCGTCGATTTCGTTGCCGATCCTGTTCACCCCATTCAGACGGCACGGGGTCGACTTGATCGATGGCGGTGTGTTGAACCCCATGCCGATCGCACCAACCTTTCGCGATCACACGGACATGACCATTGCGGTGGACGCGGGCGGATCGGTGGATGACCCGATCGACCCAAAGACGCAACTGCCGCTGGAAAAGACGGCTCCGTCATTGATTCGAGATCGGCTACAGGGATTCATTTCGCAGATGAAAGAATCGCTGGGAAGCTCGGGCGAACAAGAGTGGGCAGCGTTTGACGTGGTCAACGACGCGTTCGATGCGATGCAATCCACGATCGCGCGATTGAAAATTGCGGCATCTCCACCGGACAAGGTGATTGTGATCCCGAAAAACCGGTGCAAAATGCTGGAGTTCCACCGCGCCGACGAATTGATCGACTTTGGTTACCAACAAGCGGCCCGCACGCTAGCTTGA
- a CDS encoding histone deacetylase family protein, giving the protein MTLFYYNPVFQEHVTGDHPENGERIRAVVRHLSFVGLDASCRRPSWQPASVERLCYAHTLKHVEYVQQFATNGGGFIEEDTVVSEKSYEVARLAVGAVCDAVERVVRGEDKNAFCLVRPPGHHAMPEHAMGFCLFNNVAVGARVATRELGAERVLIVDIDVHHGNGTQAIFWEDPRVAYFSIHGSPLYPETGSATEIGAGAGIGTNLNVPIRQGTTREELLKVFERELKSFANDFKPQLVLVSAGFDAHKDNPVGSLGLETHDYQAITRALLDVANEHADGKLVSVLEGGYNPHALSDCVTVHLEELLEEN; this is encoded by the coding sequence ATGACACTGTTCTACTACAACCCGGTTTTTCAAGAACACGTGACGGGCGACCACCCCGAAAACGGGGAACGCATTCGCGCTGTCGTTCGGCACCTGAGCTTTGTCGGACTCGATGCAAGTTGTCGCCGTCCATCATGGCAGCCTGCGTCGGTCGAAAGGCTTTGTTACGCCCACACCCTGAAACATGTGGAATACGTCCAACAATTCGCAACCAACGGTGGCGGATTTATCGAAGAAGACACCGTGGTGAGCGAGAAATCGTACGAGGTCGCTCGTTTGGCGGTGGGCGCGGTGTGCGATGCGGTGGAACGAGTGGTCCGCGGCGAAGACAAAAACGCATTCTGCCTGGTTCGCCCACCTGGGCACCACGCGATGCCAGAGCACGCGATGGGGTTTTGCTTGTTCAACAATGTCGCTGTTGGTGCCCGGGTCGCGACGCGAGAATTGGGCGCTGAACGAGTTTTGATCGTCGACATCGATGTCCACCACGGAAATGGCACACAAGCAATTTTTTGGGAAGATCCGCGCGTCGCGTACTTCTCGATTCATGGTTCCCCTCTTTATCCCGAAACCGGATCGGCGACAGAAATCGGCGCCGGTGCGGGAATCGGTACCAACTTGAATGTGCCGATCCGACAAGGAACCACGAGAGAAGAATTGCTAAAAGTTTTTGAACGTGAACTGAAATCTTTTGCAAACGATTTCAAGCCACAACTGGTTCTGGTCAGCGCTGGCTTTGATGCTCACAAGGACAACCCGGTCGGTTCGCTGGGGCTGGAAACGCACGACTATCAAGCAATCACTCGTGCGCTTCTAGATGTCGCCAACGAACATGCCGACGGAAAACTAGTCAGCGTGCTCGAAGGAGGCTACAACCCACACGCCCTGTCGGACTGCGTTACCGTTCATTTGGAAGAACTGCTAGAAGAAAACTGA
- a CDS encoding bifunctional acetate--CoA ligase family protein/GNAT family N-acetyltransferase, protein MPIRNLDKIFAPHSVAVIGASKRPASVGNTVLLNLVDGGFTGSVYAVNSKYQEIGGVACFGAVGEIPDPVDLAVVCTPAVTVPDIVRQCGEAGIRGVVILSAGFREASEEGAKLEAEILAAAKHFDGMRIVGPNCLGIMAPHQSLNASFASDSPQKGRVAFISQSGALCTAVLDWAIQENVGFSNFVSVGNMLDVGIADLIDYFATDGYTESIILYMESISKGREFMSAARAFAREKPIIAYKAGRFAQSAKAAASHTGAMAGVDSVYEAAMARAGIVRVFDVDDLFDCAELLARQKTPSGPRLAIITNAGGPGVMATDALLDRHGVLADLSETTIAKLNEKLPASWSHGNPVDVIGDAPPERFSAAAEIVLADEGVDGVLVVLSPQAMTDPTGAANAVIEVAKRSHKPLIAAWMGGGKVRQGIELLNDAGIPTYSSPEKAIRAFMHLVSYARNRETLYETPREVPIEFSLDRKKLRDVFDTVFNEGQDVLSESASKTLLEAYEIPVTKTSVARSAEDAVQCATAVGYPVALKIFSPDITHKTDVGGVELNLANSDAVAGAFNRILSRAKQHRPTARLEGVTVQHMLVAPNGRELIIGAKRDPVFGTVLMVGAGGTNAELFRDLSLELPPLSERLARRMLESLQAWPLLQGYRGRPGVNLDRLVEVLMRLSYLVADYPEIVELDVNPLLVTPDDVIALDARIVLDRQTILHPVRPYSHLAIRPYPNEFAKIVKLKDGTSVLLRPIKPEDEPMWHDLVASCSSESLHLRFRYMFKATTHAMATRFCFIDYDREIAIVAETQVDGERRLIGVGRLVADVDHRDAEYAVLVSDPWQGKGLGSFLTDHCLEICHQWGIRSVIAEMAMQNDRMIRMFDHRGFEIDRRHAFDAVVARKKLAVQKK, encoded by the coding sequence ATGCCGATTCGGAATTTAGACAAGATTTTTGCCCCCCACAGCGTTGCGGTTATCGGGGCGAGCAAGCGTCCGGCCAGCGTTGGAAACACGGTTCTGTTGAATTTGGTCGATGGCGGATTCACCGGCTCGGTGTACGCGGTGAATTCAAAGTACCAAGAAATTGGCGGCGTGGCATGTTTTGGTGCGGTCGGCGAAATACCCGACCCAGTGGACTTGGCCGTCGTCTGTACTCCGGCGGTGACGGTGCCGGATATCGTTCGCCAGTGCGGCGAAGCGGGCATTCGCGGCGTTGTGATTTTGTCGGCCGGTTTTCGGGAAGCATCCGAAGAGGGTGCGAAACTAGAAGCTGAAATTCTAGCCGCTGCGAAGCATTTTGACGGCATGCGGATCGTCGGCCCAAACTGTCTCGGCATCATGGCTCCGCATCAGTCGCTCAACGCAAGCTTCGCGAGCGATTCGCCTCAAAAAGGACGTGTCGCGTTCATCTCTCAGTCGGGGGCACTGTGCACGGCCGTTCTTGATTGGGCGATTCAAGAAAATGTTGGCTTTTCGAACTTCGTCTCCGTCGGCAACATGCTGGATGTGGGGATCGCCGATCTGATCGACTACTTTGCGACCGATGGCTATACCGAATCGATCATTTTGTACATGGAATCGATTAGCAAGGGCAGGGAGTTCATGTCGGCGGCTCGCGCGTTTGCACGTGAAAAGCCGATCATCGCGTACAAGGCAGGCCGGTTCGCCCAGTCGGCCAAGGCGGCCGCGTCCCACACCGGTGCGATGGCGGGCGTCGATAGCGTTTATGAAGCAGCGATGGCACGCGCCGGCATCGTGCGCGTGTTCGACGTCGACGACTTGTTCGATTGTGCCGAACTGCTTGCTCGCCAAAAAACTCCATCCGGCCCTCGTTTGGCAATCATCACCAACGCGGGCGGCCCCGGTGTGATGGCAACCGATGCCCTGTTGGATCGGCACGGCGTTTTGGCGGATCTTTCCGAAACGACGATTGCCAAGCTGAACGAGAAACTTCCCGCGTCCTGGTCGCACGGCAATCCCGTGGATGTGATCGGCGATGCCCCGCCCGAACGTTTCTCGGCGGCGGCGGAGATTGTGTTGGCCGACGAGGGCGTCGATGGCGTGTTGGTGGTTCTTTCACCTCAGGCAATGACAGACCCAACGGGTGCGGCCAACGCTGTCATCGAAGTCGCGAAACGGTCTCACAAACCACTGATCGCGGCGTGGATGGGGGGCGGGAAAGTTCGCCAAGGGATTGAACTTCTGAATGATGCGGGGATTCCGACCTATTCGTCGCCGGAGAAAGCCATCCGCGCGTTCATGCATCTTGTGTCGTATGCGCGGAACCGCGAAACGCTGTATGAAACGCCGCGAGAGGTTCCCATCGAGTTTTCGCTGGATCGGAAAAAGCTACGCGATGTGTTCGATACCGTTTTCAATGAAGGGCAGGACGTTCTTAGCGAGTCAGCATCCAAGACGCTTCTAGAAGCGTACGAGATCCCCGTGACGAAGACCTCGGTGGCTCGGTCAGCCGAGGATGCGGTTCAGTGTGCCACCGCCGTTGGCTATCCCGTTGCGCTGAAAATCTTCTCGCCCGATATCACACACAAAACGGACGTTGGCGGTGTTGAGTTGAATTTGGCAAATTCCGATGCGGTTGCCGGAGCGTTCAATCGAATCTTGAGCCGAGCAAAGCAGCATCGACCAACCGCACGTCTTGAAGGGGTTACCGTTCAACATATGTTGGTTGCACCCAACGGACGCGAATTGATCATCGGTGCCAAACGCGATCCAGTGTTCGGGACGGTCTTGATGGTGGGGGCCGGTGGCACCAACGCAGAACTGTTCCGCGACCTATCGTTGGAACTTCCGCCGCTCAGTGAACGTCTTGCCCGACGCATGCTGGAATCGCTGCAGGCGTGGCCACTGTTGCAGGGGTATCGCGGCCGTCCCGGTGTCAATCTGGATCGGCTGGTCGAGGTGCTGATGCGTTTGTCGTACTTGGTGGCGGATTATCCCGAGATCGTCGAACTGGACGTCAATCCGCTGCTGGTGACCCCCGATGACGTCATCGCTCTTGATGCCAGGATCGTGCTGGACCGTCAGACGATTCTTCATCCCGTTCGCCCGTACTCGCATCTGGCCATCCGGCCCTATCCGAATGAATTTGCCAAGATCGTGAAGCTGAAAGACGGAACGTCCGTTTTGCTACGCCCGATCAAGCCAGAAGACGAACCGATGTGGCACGATCTGGTGGCCAGCTGTTCGTCCGAGTCGCTGCACCTGCGTTTTCGGTACATGTTCAAGGCAACGACGCATGCAATGGCAACTCGTTTCTGCTTCATCGACTACGACCGAGAGATCGCGATCGTCGCTGAAACCCAAGTGGACGGTGAGCGACGACTGATTGGCGTCGGGCGTTTGGTGGCCGATGTCGACCATCGCGACGCAGAGTATGCGGTGCTTGTCAGTGATCCTTGGCAGGGGAAAGGGCTGGGATCGTTTCTGACGGACCACTGCCTAGAAATCTGCCATCAATGGGGGATTCGATCCGTGATTGCCGAAATGGCCATGCAAAACGATCGCATGATCCGAATGTTCGATCATCGTGGATTTGAAATCGATCGTCGCCATGCTTTTGACGCCGTGGTGGCTCGCAAGAAACTCGCAGTGCAAAAGAAATAG
- the trxC gene encoding thioredoxin TrxC, with amino-acid sequence MNLVCSACSAVNRVPDSKLHDKPVCGKCKQALLPTRPIDLTETSFAKFIARTDVPVLVDFWAPWCGPCRMMAPAFADAAAQLSPRIILAKLDTEAAPVAASQFAITGIPTMILFQQGTEVSRQSGALNAQQIVQFANTAK; translated from the coding sequence ATGAATCTAGTCTGTTCTGCATGTTCGGCCGTGAATCGAGTGCCGGATTCGAAGTTGCACGACAAGCCTGTCTGCGGAAAGTGCAAACAGGCCCTGTTGCCGACGCGTCCAATTGATTTGACCGAGACAAGTTTCGCCAAATTCATCGCCAGAACCGATGTGCCCGTTCTTGTGGACTTCTGGGCACCTTGGTGCGGCCCTTGCCGAATGATGGCACCCGCATTCGCAGACGCAGCGGCGCAGTTGTCGCCGCGGATCATCTTGGCAAAGTTGGACACCGAAGCGGCGCCCGTGGCAGCATCGCAGTTCGCAATTACAGGAATCCCGACCATGATCCTGTTCCAACAGGGAACGGAAGTTTCAAGACAGTCCGGTGCCCTCAACGCTCAGCAAATTGTCCAGTTCGCCAACACCGCCAAGTAG
- a CDS encoding universal stress protein — MSNTSQSTTQVSPLRGVLVGVDGSVHGHVAIDLAVQLAKQHGSRLVGIDIVDEDATQFGDYGVIDEKAEAERKEEIQRMIQRAKQSLDVFEQRCGEAGVNGIRCRKAGDAAQQIVIEAQRCDLIVLGRETHFYSEWRPDTIVGNVLRHASRPVVTVPLSLPRQQNVLVAFDGSRAAGNALFAFVASGLGISQKVHVVNVGSDAELAESVAKPAVDFLDLHGYDCALHAVVSAGKADKILLDHAAKLDAGMIVAGACGHGRLREFILGSVTKTLIQESQVPVFLFH, encoded by the coding sequence ATGAGCAATACTTCTCAGTCGACCACCCAGGTTTCACCACTGCGTGGCGTGCTGGTTGGCGTCGATGGCAGCGTCCATGGCCATGTTGCCATCGACCTGGCCGTGCAACTGGCCAAACAACATGGCAGCCGATTGGTTGGAATCGATATCGTTGACGAAGACGCCACGCAATTTGGTGACTACGGGGTGATCGACGAGAAGGCGGAGGCCGAACGCAAGGAAGAAATTCAACGCATGATCCAGCGGGCCAAACAGAGCCTGGACGTCTTTGAACAACGCTGTGGCGAAGCAGGAGTCAACGGCATTCGCTGCCGAAAGGCCGGTGATGCGGCTCAGCAAATTGTGATCGAGGCCCAGCGTTGTGACTTGATCGTGCTAGGGCGTGAAACGCATTTCTATTCGGAATGGCGTCCCGACACGATCGTTGGCAATGTGCTGCGTCACGCGTCGCGACCCGTCGTGACGGTCCCGTTATCGCTGCCGCGTCAGCAGAATGTGCTGGTCGCCTTTGATGGCAGCCGTGCAGCCGGCAACGCCTTGTTCGCATTTGTCGCATCGGGACTTGGCATCAGCCAAAAGGTTCATGTTGTGAATGTTGGCAGCGATGCGGAATTGGCGGAATCGGTTGCAAAACCAGCCGTCGATTTTCTGGATCTGCACGGGTACGACTGCGCACTGCATGCCGTCGTGTCCGCTGGGAAAGCCGACAAAATCTTGCTGGATCACGCCGCCAAGCTGGATGCCGGCATGATCGTCGCTGGGGCATGCGGCCATGGGAGGCTTCGCGAGTTCATCCTTGGATCCGTCACAAAAACGCTGATTCAGGAATCGCAGGTTCCCGTCTTCCTGTTTCACTAA